A genomic region of Nostoc sp. UHCC 0702 contains the following coding sequences:
- a CDS encoding AI-2E family transporter, with amino-acid sequence MQTRKLVNWWQTLTPIARIGAIALFAPLLVLNGWAISAIFHYFHSLIVILVGASVLAFLLNYPVSWMERRGAQREQVAFLVFLLALSILLALGVTLFPLALTQAQQLVARIPELIDSGRSQLMMLNEKAELLGLPINLDALVVQINDRVKGQLQAIAGQVLNLAVVTFTSLLDFLLTMVLTFYLLQHGGELWQSLVEWLPSRFRAPFSQTVRLSFQNFFITQLILSTCMASALIPAFLWLKVPFGLLFGLTIGIMALVPFGGSVGIALTTSLVALQDFSMGIRVLIAAVIVQQILENLIAPRILGNFTGLNPVWILISVLTGARIGGLLGVIVAVPTAVIIKTALTALRPRAQSSETDESTTREIVAPVASEECPKADAQNTLSVSEPTLP; translated from the coding sequence ATGCAGACACGCAAGCTAGTCAACTGGTGGCAAACTCTCACTCCAATAGCGCGAATCGGGGCGATCGCGTTATTCGCCCCGCTGCTAGTTCTCAATGGTTGGGCTATTTCAGCAATTTTTCATTACTTCCACTCCCTAATAGTTATTTTAGTCGGAGCCTCAGTTCTAGCATTTCTGCTCAACTACCCTGTCAGCTGGATGGAGCGTCGGGGTGCCCAGCGAGAGCAGGTTGCTTTTCTAGTTTTTTTATTGGCTTTATCGATTTTATTGGCACTGGGTGTCACCCTATTTCCCCTAGCCCTGACTCAAGCTCAACAACTAGTAGCTCGCATCCCAGAGTTAATTGACTCTGGACGCTCTCAGTTAATGATGTTAAATGAGAAAGCAGAATTACTCGGCTTACCGATTAATCTTGATGCTCTTGTAGTCCAAATTAACGATCGCGTCAAGGGACAATTACAAGCGATCGCCGGACAAGTTTTGAATTTGGCTGTGGTGACATTCACTAGCCTGCTGGATTTTCTCTTGACGATGGTTTTGACTTTCTATCTTTTGCAGCATGGCGGTGAACTGTGGCAAAGTTTAGTTGAATGGCTACCATCCAGATTTCGCGCACCTTTCTCTCAAACAGTACGTCTTAGCTTTCAAAATTTCTTCATCACTCAGCTGATTTTATCTACCTGTATGGCTTCAGCCTTAATTCCTGCCTTTCTGTGGCTGAAAGTGCCATTTGGTCTATTATTTGGCTTAACCATCGGCATCATGGCTCTTGTCCCCTTTGGTGGCTCTGTAGGCATTGCTCTGACTACATCCTTAGTGGCGTTACAAGATTTCTCAATGGGAATTAGGGTTTTAATCGCAGCGGTAATTGTACAGCAAATTTTGGAAAACTTAATTGCTCCCCGAATTTTAGGTAATTTTACTGGATTAAACCCAGTTTGGATACTAATTTCAGTTCTTACAGGAGCCAGAATTGGCGGACTTTTGGGTGTGATTGTGGCTGTACCCACTGCTGTAATCATTAAGACTGCTTTAACTGCTTTACGTCCTAGGGCGCAAAGCAGCGAAACAGACGAAAGTACCACCAGAGAGATAGTTGCACCCGTTGCATCAGAGGAATGTCCAAAAGCTGACGCTCAAAATACCCTTAGTGTTTCAGAACCCACTTTACCCTAG
- a CDS encoding Uma2 family endonuclease produces MLTNIRLISVQEYHQMAAAGIFHPEERLELIAGQIIRMSAKGTAHESAITRTERLLRQRLGDKILLRIQSPVQLDDYSEPEPDISVVKPNPLDYDAHHPHADEVFLLIEIADSSLKYDREVKAIAYAKSGIIEYWILDVNGRKLYVYRLPSPDGYHSESILAEDVTISPLAFGDCAIAIRELLRKV; encoded by the coding sequence ATGCTGACCAATATTCGCCTAATTAGTGTTCAAGAATATCACCAAATGGCGGCAGCGGGAATTTTTCATCCTGAAGAACGCTTAGAATTAATCGCGGGACAAATCATTAGAATGTCAGCAAAAGGAACTGCTCACGAATCTGCGATTACCCGCACAGAAAGGTTATTACGTCAACGTTTGGGTGACAAAATTTTATTAAGAATTCAGTCACCTGTGCAACTTGATGATTACTCGGAACCAGAACCAGATATTTCAGTGGTGAAGCCAAATCCATTAGATTATGATGCTCACCATCCCCATGCTGACGAAGTGTTTTTACTGATTGAAATAGCTGATTCCAGCCTCAAGTATGATCGAGAAGTAAAAGCGATCGCCTATGCTAAATCAGGTATTATTGAGTACTGGATTTTAGATGTCAATGGACGCAAGTTGTATGTGTATCGTCTCCCCAGTCCAGACGGCTATCATAGTGAGAGCATCCTTGCAGAGGATGTGACAATTTCACCTTTAGCTTTTGGTGATTGTGCGATCGCGATTCGGGAATTATTACGAAAAGTCTAG
- a CDS encoding serpin family protein: MNRQKMSGVKVNFLQRRYGVSLGRRYVLAAASVVLLGVLGCSQVNNNTSALAQSDLPKSESPLQKKTVKPDTRLVDANNQFGFKLFSEILKQDSSAENIFISPSSVAIALAMAYNGASGSTQQAMAKTLELQGMSLQEINSSYAALKGLLENPDAQVQLNIANSLWANKDVSLQPEFIQKNQDFYKAKVTNLDFQDATAPNSINNWVKENTSGKINKIVETIKPDEVLFLINAIYFKGKWSNEFDKTQTAQHPFYLISGGQKQHPMMSQKGDYRYYENEQFQAVSLPYGADGKISFYIFLPKQNSSLKALYQNLSLENWQKWMAQFNKQEGFIRLPRFKTDYDVTLNNALKALGMEEAFSKQANFSGIGKNLTISQVKHKTFVEVNEEGTEAAAATSVGIEATSFRQKPEPFRMIVDRPFFCAIRDNETGSVLFMGSIVEPQ, translated from the coding sequence ATGAATCGGCAGAAAATGAGTGGTGTGAAAGTAAATTTTTTGCAAAGACGGTACGGCGTTAGTTTGGGAAGACGTTACGTTCTGGCGGCAGCTAGCGTCGTTTTATTGGGCGTACTAGGTTGTTCTCAGGTCAATAATAATACGAGTGCGCTGGCTCAATCTGATTTACCTAAGTCGGAGTCTCCCCTGCAAAAAAAAACAGTCAAACCTGATACAAGACTTGTTGATGCTAATAATCAATTTGGCTTCAAACTGTTTTCAGAAATTTTGAAACAAGACAGTAGCGCAGAGAACATTTTTATTTCACCTTCAAGTGTAGCGATCGCCCTTGCCATGGCCTACAACGGTGCTAGTGGTTCTACTCAACAAGCAATGGCTAAAACCCTAGAGTTGCAGGGTATGAGTCTACAAGAAATAAACTCTTCTTACGCGGCATTAAAAGGGTTATTAGAAAATCCCGATGCTCAAGTACAATTGAATATTGCTAACTCGCTATGGGCAAATAAAGATGTTAGCTTGCAGCCAGAGTTTATCCAAAAAAACCAGGATTTTTACAAAGCCAAGGTGACAAATTTAGACTTTCAAGATGCCACGGCTCCTAATAGTATCAATAACTGGGTTAAGGAGAATACAAGCGGCAAAATCAACAAGATAGTTGAAACTATTAAACCTGATGAAGTGTTATTTCTGATTAACGCCATATATTTTAAAGGGAAATGGAGCAACGAATTTGATAAAACCCAAACTGCTCAACATCCTTTTTATCTCATATCTGGCGGGCAAAAGCAGCACCCCATGATGTCGCAAAAGGGCGACTATAGATATTATGAAAATGAGCAATTTCAGGCAGTAAGTTTACCATACGGTGCAGATGGTAAAATCAGCTTTTATATCTTTCTGCCTAAACAGAACTCTAGTCTCAAAGCCTTATATCAGAACTTAAGTCTGGAAAACTGGCAAAAATGGATGGCTCAGTTTAATAAACAAGAAGGATTTATTCGCTTGCCCCGTTTTAAAACAGATTACGACGTTACACTCAACAATGCATTGAAAGCTTTGGGCATGGAGGAAGCTTTTAGTAAGCAAGCCAACTTTTCCGGCATCGGTAAGAATCTTACCATTAGCCAAGTTAAGCATAAAACTTTTGTTGAGGTGAATGAAGAAGGGACTGAAGCGGCAGCAGCCACCTCAGTAGGCATAGAGGCGACATCTTTTAGACAAAAACCAGAACCATTCCGAATGATTGTAGATCGTCCCTTCTTCTGTGCTATTCGAGATAATGAGACAGGAAGCGTTTTGTTTATGGGTTCAATTGTTGAGCCACAGTAG
- a CDS encoding CsbD family protein — MSLEDRAKAAGKNIEGKAQEALGNVTGDPEDKAEGKAKQAESEVRHGIEDVKDNIKKKVD; from the coding sequence ATGAGCTTAGAAGATCGTGCAAAAGCTGCTGGTAAAAATATTGAAGGTAAAGCTCAAGAAGCTTTAGGAAATGTCACCGGAGATCCAGAAGATAAAGCTGAAGGTAAAGCAAAACAAGCTGAAAGCGAAGTACGTCACGGAATTGAAGACGTAAAAGACAACATCAAGAAAAAGGTTGATTAA
- a CDS encoding ribulose-phosphate 3-epimerase, with protein sequence MTHNLSQKPIVIAPSILSADFSRLGDEIRAVDAAGADWIHVDVMDGRFVPNITIGPLVVEAIRPVTTKPLDVHLMIVEPEKYVEGFAKAGADIISVHAEHNASPHLHRTLGQIKELGKKAGVVLNPSTPLDFIEYVLELCDLILIMSVNPGFGGQSFIPGVVPKIRQLRQICDERGLDPWIEVDGGLKANNTWQVLEAGANAIVAGSAVFNAKDYAEAITAIRNSKRPAPELAKV encoded by the coding sequence ATGACCCATAACCTATCTCAAAAGCCCATTGTGATTGCTCCATCTATCCTATCAGCCGATTTTAGTCGTCTGGGTGACGAAATTCGCGCCGTAGATGCAGCTGGAGCAGATTGGATTCATGTTGATGTAATGGACGGTCGTTTTGTACCTAATATTACGATAGGGCCTCTGGTAGTGGAGGCGATTCGTCCAGTTACAACAAAGCCATTGGATGTCCACTTGATGATTGTGGAACCAGAAAAGTATGTAGAAGGCTTTGCCAAGGCGGGTGCTGATATTATCTCTGTACATGCTGAGCATAATGCCTCCCCACATTTGCACCGTACCTTGGGTCAAATCAAAGAACTTGGCAAAAAAGCCGGAGTGGTACTCAATCCTTCAACACCTCTAGATTTTATTGAGTATGTGTTGGAGCTTTGTGATTTAATACTAATAATGAGCGTTAACCCTGGCTTTGGTGGTCAAAGTTTTATCCCCGGTGTGGTTCCCAAAATCCGCCAGTTGCGCCAAATTTGCGATGAGCGCGGTCTAGATCCTTGGATTGAAGTAGATGGCGGACTGAAGGCAAATAATACTTGGCAGGTTTTGGAAGCAGGAGCAAATGCGATCGTTGCAGGTTCAGCGGTATTTAACGCCAAGGACTATGCAGAAGCGATTACAGCCATTCGTAACAGTAAGCGTCCTGCACCAGAATTAGCGAAGGTTTAA
- the uvrB gene encoding excinuclease ABC subunit UvrB — MTEFCLQAPFKPTGDQPQAIAQLAASIQALNHYQTLLGATGTGKTFSIAAVIEKIGKPTLVLAHNKTLAAQLCNELREFFPKNAVEYFVSYYDYYQPEAYIPVSDTFIEKTASINDEIDMLRHSATRSLFERRDVIVVASISCIYGLGTPAEYLKAAIPLQIGMEVNQRQVLRDLTSVQYSRNDVEMGRGRFRVRGDVLEIGPAYEDRIIRVEFFGDEIDAIRYIDPVTGEIINSLEAVHIYPARHFVTPEERLEQACNDIAAELKQRKAELEAAGKLLEAQRIDQRTRYDLEMLREVGYCNGVENYSRHLAGRQAGEPPECLIDYFPKDWLLVIDESHVTVPQIRGMYNGDQARKKVLIEHGFRLPSAADNRPLKAEEFWQKVNQCIFVSATPGNWELEVSEGNIVEQVIRPTGVIDPEIFVRPTEGQIDDLLGEIKDRVDRQERVLITTLTKRMAEDLTEYLQDNSIRVRYLHSEINSIERIEILQDLREGKFDVLVGVNLLREGLDLPEVSLVAIMDADKEGFLRAERSLIQTIGRAARHVRGQAILYADNMTDSMIKAIDETDRRRGIQTAHNKMHGITPQPIVKRSSNAILSFLEVSRRLNATDLKTVDEHIDELPLEEIPGLIGKLEEQMREAAKKLQFEEAAKFRDRIKHLRDKMLGH; from the coding sequence ATGACAGAATTTTGTCTTCAAGCTCCCTTTAAACCCACAGGCGATCAACCACAAGCGATCGCACAACTAGCCGCCAGTATCCAAGCTCTTAATCACTACCAAACCTTACTGGGAGCTACGGGAACAGGCAAGACATTCTCAATAGCAGCGGTAATTGAGAAAATCGGGAAACCAACCTTAGTGTTGGCACACAATAAAACCCTGGCTGCACAACTTTGTAACGAGTTGCGAGAGTTCTTTCCCAAAAACGCAGTTGAGTATTTCGTCAGCTACTACGATTATTATCAGCCAGAAGCGTACATTCCCGTTAGCGATACTTTTATTGAAAAAACTGCTTCGATTAATGATGAAATAGATATGTTGCGGCATTCAGCGACGCGATCGCTTTTTGAACGCCGTGATGTCATAGTTGTTGCTTCCATTAGCTGCATCTACGGTTTGGGAACTCCCGCAGAATACCTCAAAGCTGCTATCCCGTTGCAAATAGGTATGGAAGTCAATCAACGCCAAGTTTTGCGAGATTTGACATCTGTGCAGTATAGCCGCAACGATGTAGAAATGGGTCGGGGACGTTTTCGCGTCCGGGGTGATGTGTTAGAAATTGGCCCAGCATACGAAGACCGAATTATTCGTGTAGAATTCTTTGGTGATGAAATTGACGCGATTCGCTATATTGACCCTGTAACTGGCGAAATTATCAACAGTTTGGAAGCAGTGCATATCTATCCAGCGCGTCACTTCGTCACGCCAGAAGAAAGGTTAGAACAAGCTTGTAATGACATTGCAGCCGAATTAAAACAGCGAAAAGCAGAATTAGAAGCAGCGGGGAAATTATTAGAAGCACAACGCATAGATCAGCGGACACGCTACGACCTAGAAATGTTGCGGGAGGTGGGTTACTGCAATGGCGTAGAAAACTATTCTCGTCACTTAGCAGGAAGACAAGCTGGAGAACCACCAGAATGTTTAATAGATTATTTCCCTAAAGATTGGCTGTTAGTGATAGATGAATCTCACGTTACAGTACCACAAATTCGTGGTATGTACAACGGTGATCAAGCCAGAAAGAAAGTTTTAATTGAGCATGGATTTAGGCTTCCGAGTGCTGCTGATAACCGTCCTTTAAAAGCAGAAGAATTCTGGCAAAAGGTGAATCAGTGTATTTTTGTTTCGGCTACACCAGGAAATTGGGAATTAGAAGTTTCTGAAGGTAATATTGTTGAGCAAGTAATTCGACCAACTGGTGTAATTGATCCAGAAATTTTTGTACGTCCCACAGAAGGGCAAATTGATGATTTATTAGGAGAAATAAAAGATAGAGTTGACCGCCAGGAAAGAGTGCTAATTACCACATTAACAAAGCGAATGGCGGAAGATTTAACCGAGTATTTGCAAGATAATAGTATTCGGGTACGATATTTGCATTCAGAAATTAATTCAATCGAGCGCATTGAAATTTTGCAGGATTTGCGCGAAGGAAAGTTTGATGTTTTGGTGGGAGTAAACTTGTTGCGGGAAGGTTTGGACTTACCGGAAGTTTCCTTAGTGGCAATTATGGATGCAGATAAAGAGGGATTCTTGCGGGCTGAACGTTCCTTAATTCAAACTATTGGTAGAGCAGCACGTCACGTGAGAGGGCAAGCAATTTTGTATGCTGATAATATGACCGATAGTATGATTAAAGCCATTGATGAAACAGATAGACGGCGTGGAATTCAAACAGCACATAACAAAATGCATGGCATTACACCACAACCGATTGTGAAAAGGTCGAGTAATGCGATTTTGTCTTTCTTAGAAGTGTCTCGACGGTTGAATGCAACTGATTTGAAAACTGTAGATGAACATATAGATGAATTGCCATTGGAAGAGATTCCAGGGTTGATTGGTAAGCTGGAAGAACAGATGAGAGAAGCGGCGAAGAAACTACAATTTGAAGAGGCTGCAAAATTCCGCGATCGCATTAAGCATCTGCGGGATAAAATGCTCGGACATTAA
- a CDS encoding PEP-CTERM sorting domain-containing protein yields the protein MTIFAVKKNVVKAFSVVAFTAVTAGTLSTEQAQALVLTFDDLPLLTADEAYYDLIPNEYGGLNWDNFYYLNSSSEDYESSGYAYGTASTPNVAFNGGANPALVTTVNNNGGHFDFNSAYLTAAWNNGLNILVEGFLDGIVKYSTTVTVDAVSPTLFNFDFLGIDNLSFTSYGGVDAGYSGEGEQFILDNLTYEYKAVPEPATILGLLTVASFGLSLRRQQKQQ from the coding sequence ATGACTATATTTGCAGTCAAAAAAAATGTAGTGAAGGCTTTTAGTGTAGTAGCATTTACTGCTGTGACAGCAGGCACACTTAGCACAGAACAGGCGCAGGCGCTTGTTTTAACGTTTGATGATCTTCCTCTTCTAACCGCTGATGAAGCATATTACGATCTCATTCCAAACGAGTATGGCGGCTTGAATTGGGATAATTTTTATTATCTAAACTCCAGTTCGGAGGATTATGAATCATCAGGCTATGCCTATGGAACAGCTTCAACACCAAATGTTGCGTTTAATGGAGGTGCAAATCCTGCCTTAGTAACTACTGTCAATAATAACGGTGGTCATTTTGACTTTAACAGTGCTTATCTGACAGCAGCTTGGAATAATGGCCTAAATATTTTGGTAGAGGGTTTCTTAGATGGAATAGTTAAGTATTCAACTACGGTAACTGTAGACGCTGTATCCCCTACGCTGTTTAACTTTGACTTCCTTGGCATTGACAATTTGAGTTTTACTTCCTATGGTGGCGTCGATGCAGGTTATTCTGGCGAGGGTGAACAATTTATTTTGGATAACTTGACCTATGAATATAAGGCTGTCCCTGAACCTGCGACTATCTTAGGTTTATTGACAGTGGCTAGTTTTGGTCTAAGTTTGCGTCGCCAACAAAAGCAGCAATAA
- a CDS encoding LCP family protein: MTIQRTSAEGNQSANAPNPKDKNSQTLKSGRWLWFWVGMSGIAMVSATAGALLAVSLTSTPLQQADLSPQEEAVFDGDRISGGGLRFSELTRPVNILLMGMSVLPPDVQNPPTETKNLRYLPQVNSFDGLADVMLLMKFDPETKKVTMLSVPRDTRTEIEGHGIRKINSANVEGGPALTAKTVSNVLGGVGIDRYIRINVLGVGKLIDALGGVTVYVPKDMKYQDDSQHLYINLKAGKQHLNGDQALQLLRYRHDELGDIGRIQRQQIVIRALIDQTLNPVTVAQLPKILNVVKENIDTNLTVEELVALVGFGVRINRSNMEMLLLPGRFSEKNEYDASYWIPNKNGIAKLMAQHFGLESPIEQQETEPSSLRVAIQDSTGGDRSNLRPLLRALEKAGYRNIFISKPWSEPLDVTNIIAQKGDGTSAESIRNALGFGDVRIESTGNIDSDISIQVGKDWLQQKAIFEQSP; encoded by the coding sequence GTGACCATTCAAAGAACTTCGGCGGAAGGAAACCAATCGGCAAACGCCCCCAACCCAAAGGACAAAAACTCTCAGACCTTGAAATCTGGACGCTGGCTATGGTTCTGGGTAGGTATGAGCGGTATTGCAATGGTGTCAGCAACAGCGGGGGCACTGTTAGCGGTTTCTTTAACAAGTACACCGTTGCAGCAAGCCGACCTCAGTCCCCAAGAAGAAGCAGTCTTTGATGGCGATCGCATCTCTGGCGGTGGGTTAAGATTTTCAGAATTAACTCGTCCTGTGAATATCTTACTTATGGGGATGAGTGTACTACCGCCAGATGTCCAAAATCCTCCCACAGAAACTAAAAATCTCAGATACCTGCCTCAGGTAAATTCCTTTGATGGTCTTGCCGATGTCATGCTTTTGATGAAATTTGATCCAGAGACCAAAAAAGTAACTATGCTCTCTGTTCCCAGAGATACCCGTACAGAAATCGAGGGGCATGGAATCAGAAAAATCAATTCAGCTAATGTTGAAGGTGGCCCAGCTTTGACTGCCAAAACTGTGAGTAACGTTTTGGGCGGCGTGGGAATTGACCGCTATATCCGAATTAATGTTTTGGGTGTGGGTAAACTAATTGATGCTTTAGGTGGGGTGACAGTTTACGTCCCCAAAGATATGAAGTACCAAGATGATTCCCAGCACCTGTATATCAATTTAAAGGCAGGCAAGCAGCATCTCAACGGTGACCAGGCACTGCAATTACTGCGCTATCGCCATGATGAACTGGGAGATATCGGTCGGATTCAGCGGCAGCAAATAGTGATTCGTGCTTTAATTGACCAGACCCTCAACCCTGTAACGGTAGCGCAATTACCTAAAATTCTCAACGTCGTTAAAGAAAATATTGATACCAACTTAACAGTTGAGGAGTTAGTAGCGCTGGTGGGTTTTGGAGTACGAATTAATCGCTCCAATATGGAAATGTTATTGCTGCCAGGTCGCTTTAGCGAGAAGAACGAATATGATGCTAGCTATTGGATACCTAATAAAAATGGTATTGCCAAGTTGATGGCACAACACTTTGGCTTGGAATCACCAATTGAACAGCAGGAGACTGAGCCAAGTTCTTTACGAGTAGCAATTCAAGATAGCACAGGTGGCGATCGCTCTAATCTTCGACCTTTGCTGAGAGCCTTAGAAAAAGCTGGCTATCGCAATATTTTTATATCTAAACCTTGGAGTGAACCTTTAGACGTAACTAATATTATTGCCCAAAAAGGAGATGGTACAAGCGCTGAATCAATTCGCAATGCTTTGGGATTTGGAGATGTGCGGATAGAAAGCACTGGTAATATTGACTCAGATATCAGTATCCAAGTAGGTAAAGATTGGTTGCAACAAAAAGCTATCTTTGAACAGTCTCCCTAA
- a CDS encoding S8 family serine peptidase, with amino-acid sequence MTKKLTWIIWGLSASCLSTPVLAFALQTSLGTNGVDALKLHLPPYNLIGRKIAIGQVEIGRPGMFGWDKAVSKNRAIYLAGVFLRNGPAKSNTGVDSHAYNVAGVMVSRDKALPGIAPGARLYSSAVGSTKNMGQPEECLSAQHIALQNSGDVRAINFSFGEPLNRDPRPDAALDGNALLTLCIDWSSRVHDVLYAIAGNQGKGGIPIPTDNFNGVNVAFSSRRGGIFNKVDVSNLAGANQGVSGRLAGREFNLGVRRSISLVAPGSNIPLLNPDGKLNKVTGTSFATPHVTATVALLQEFTNRQTQKKQPRWSVDARRHEVMKAVLLNSAEKIQDSGDGLRLGMTRTLIDKQNQDWLASDAYKDPAIPLDSQMGTGHLNAFRAYQQFSFGQWQPSVAVPAIGWDYRTVNAGLSREYVLAKPVKQGSFVAITLSWDRLVELNDRNKNQLYDVGENFSDRGLNNLDLYLVKADAKNSDVGAVCSSISQVDSVEHIFCPVPATGNYKIRVQFRQQVNQATQPYALAWWSVPAN; translated from the coding sequence ATGACCAAAAAATTAACCTGGATAATTTGGGGATTGAGTGCTTCGTGTCTAAGTACCCCAGTACTTGCTTTTGCGTTACAAACGTCCTTAGGAACTAACGGAGTTGATGCTCTCAAGCTACACCTGCCTCCTTATAATTTAATCGGTCGCAAGATTGCTATTGGTCAGGTAGAAATCGGGCGTCCGGGAATGTTTGGATGGGATAAGGCAGTGTCTAAAAATCGTGCTATATATTTAGCCGGAGTCTTCTTACGCAATGGGCCTGCTAAGTCCAATACTGGTGTTGACTCCCATGCCTACAATGTTGCTGGTGTCATGGTCAGTAGAGATAAGGCGTTACCTGGAATTGCTCCAGGAGCAAGACTGTATTCATCTGCTGTTGGTTCTACCAAGAACATGGGTCAACCAGAAGAATGTTTATCAGCCCAGCATATAGCATTGCAAAATAGTGGCGATGTGCGTGCCATTAACTTTAGTTTTGGTGAACCCCTCAACCGCGATCCTCGTCCTGACGCTGCTTTAGATGGTAATGCTTTACTAACTCTGTGTATTGATTGGTCTAGTCGCGTTCATGATGTTTTGTATGCGATCGCAGGCAACCAGGGCAAAGGTGGTATTCCCATTCCTACAGATAATTTTAACGGAGTCAACGTGGCTTTTTCATCCCGTCGGGGAGGAATTTTTAATAAAGTTGACGTTTCTAATCTGGCGGGTGCTAATCAAGGAGTCAGCGGTCGGTTAGCTGGAAGGGAGTTTAATCTTGGTGTGCGTCGTTCTATCAGTTTAGTCGCACCTGGTAGCAACATTCCTTTGCTTAATCCCGATGGCAAATTGAACAAAGTGACCGGTACAAGTTTTGCAACGCCTCACGTTACCGCCACTGTTGCTTTATTGCAAGAATTTACTAACCGACAGACGCAAAAAAAACAACCACGTTGGAGCGTTGATGCGCGGCGACATGAAGTCATGAAAGCTGTATTGCTAAATTCAGCAGAAAAAATCCAAGACAGCGGTGATGGCTTGCGGCTGGGAATGACGCGGACATTAATTGATAAACAAAATCAAGATTGGCTGGCTTCTGATGCATACAAAGACCCAGCAATTCCCTTAGATTCTCAAATGGGAACGGGTCATTTAAATGCATTTCGTGCTTATCAGCAATTTAGTTTTGGACAATGGCAGCCATCAGTTGCCGTGCCTGCCATTGGTTGGGATTATCGGACAGTGAATGCTGGTTTGTCTAGAGAATATGTATTAGCTAAACCGGTAAAACAAGGTAGTTTTGTGGCTATTACCCTCAGTTGGGATCGATTAGTGGAATTAAATGATCGTAATAAAAACCAACTATATGATGTAGGCGAGAATTTTAGCGATCGCGGTTTAAATAACCTCGACCTCTACCTAGTAAAAGCTGATGCTAAAAATTCAGATGTTGGTGCTGTTTGTTCTTCAATTAGTCAAGTTGATAGTGTAGAACATATTTTTTGCCCTGTTCCTGCGACTGGTAATTACAAAATTCGCGTCCAGTTTCGGCAGCAAGTAAACCAAGCAACTCAACCTTATGCTTTAGCTTGGTGGAGTGTTCCGGCTAATTGA
- a CDS encoding BrnT family toxin, with product MKFEWDENKAARNISKHGVSFEEAKTVFNDPFYVDFYDPDHSEDEERYLIVGESNQGRLLIVSYTERGDSIRLISARVAGRTEREAYEEG from the coding sequence GTGAAATTTGAGTGGGATGAAAATAAAGCAGCCAGAAATATTTCAAAGCATGGAGTTTCTTTTGAAGAAGCTAAAACAGTTTTTAATGATCCATTCTATGTGGACTTCTATGACCCAGACCACTCTGAGGATGAGGAACGTTATCTTATAGTTGGAGAGTCAAATCAGGGGCGCTTGCTAATTGTGTCATATACAGAAAGAGGAGATTCCATTCGTCTGATTAGCGCAAGAGTTGCAGGGCGAACCGAGCGAGAAGCTTATGAAGAAGGATAA
- a CDS encoding Uma2 family endonuclease, whose translation MVALPDGILMSAEEYLVWEPTQEQRYEYWDGEVVAMSGGTRNHNRVSGNFFKLLDDALAERSCEVYIVDVKVQVEAGQNYFYPDVVVTCDDRDRDPQLVQFPCLIIEVLSPSTEAADRGKKFAKYRQSPTLQEYVLVQVTQPGVEVFRRNEQGKWVLWDYNLGDKLRLESVDVEIAIADLYRQVQFETEVTYTLELNGQIFMIENVPARVNEETGEQFFSPSTVEHLQQIILSGQQPDHFTEVPVYNYAA comes from the coding sequence ATGGTTGCTTTACCCGATGGCATTTTGATGAGTGCAGAAGAATATCTTGTTTGGGAACCCACCCAAGAGCAACGCTATGAGTATTGGGATGGCGAAGTTGTGGCGATGAGTGGTGGTACACGCAACCATAATCGGGTTTCCGGAAATTTCTTTAAACTCCTAGATGATGCCTTAGCCGAGCGATCGTGTGAAGTATACATTGTAGATGTAAAGGTGCAGGTAGAAGCTGGGCAAAACTATTTTTATCCTGATGTGGTGGTGACTTGCGACGATCGCGATCGCGATCCACAATTGGTACAATTTCCCTGTTTAATTATCGAAGTGCTATCACCCTCAACGGAAGCAGCCGATAGGGGGAAAAAGTTCGCCAAATATCGCCAATCTCCAACCTTGCAAGAATATGTCTTAGTACAAGTAACTCAACCGGGTGTGGAAGTGTTTCGGCGCAACGAACAAGGGAAATGGGTGCTGTGGGATTATAATTTAGGCGATAAATTGCGACTGGAATCGGTGGATGTGGAAATAGCGATCGCTGATTTGTATCGACAAGTGCAGTTTGAAACCGAAGTAACTTACACATTAGAGCTAAATGGACAAATTTTCATGATTGAGAATGTACCTGCTCGTGTGAATGAAGAAACAGGAGAACAATTTTTTTCTCCATCAACTGTCGAGCATTTACAGCAAATTATTCTCAGTGGACAACAGCCGGATCATTTCACTGAAGTTCCTGTCTACAACTATGCAGCATAA